The DNA segment AACATTAGATAATTTACTGATGCGAACAATTCCAGTTAACTTCTAAGCTTCTTTTATGCAtgttttgacatattttcatgtCTTTTACATTTCTATTCAGATGCATGATAACATTAGATAATTTACTGATGCGAACAATTCCAGTTAACTTCTAAGCTTCTTTTctgcatattttgacatattttcatgccttttacacttctgttcagatgcatgataacattagataatttactgatgcgaacaattccagttaacttctaagcttcttttctacatattttgacatattttcatgccttAAATAGTGAGTCACTGAAACAAGTGATCTTTTCTacatattttgacatattttcattCCTTAAATAGTGAGTCACTGAAACAAGTGATGCACTTAGCACATGTAGTTTTTGTGTATGCCCCACAATCCAACTAAGGAGCTTATATGATTTTGGAAATCATTGTTCTTCTCAATATTAAAGAGAGATGATGTAGTCCGTGCATATGCATCTGGTTATCAACCAAATGATAACTAAGTCTAGTATTTCTTAGTCTCTTCAGGATTTTAAACAACGAAACTATTAGATGTGGTAAAGTTGCTTTACACATTTGAGTTCTAGTAATTCTGAACAAATAGCGCTTGTTATTGTAAGCAGTTAcacaatttgtttttattttcaattgtctGTAGTAGACCTTTAATTGTttccattttagatttttttgcttCATATGTAGTAGTAGACGAGGATGAGTGCTAGGCATGTTCTAACAATTATTTCAAGTCAAAAAATGCGTTCCACATGCAATGAGACTGTGTCTGGACATGTGATAGGCCTTATAAATATTGGTTTAAAGGGATACTTTTGAAATCCATGTATTAGCTCGATTAATGCATGCAGCCGTCTCCTTTTACATCAACTTCTGACATGTACGTCTTCAACTCTgtttaagagtttttttttttgttaaataacAAGTGATAACTTACGATTTGTGATTATACTCGAAACAACTTTTTGATTTGAAAAATAACTGCTAAAGTACTAGCACTGCTGAAACATTAAAAAAACAAGATAGATGTGTACCTTGCGAAACTTTGTATATCATTTGTGATTTCTGGTTCAAATTACTGTAATTCTCGGTTGAAAACCACTGTCTTGAATATGGTTTTAAAGTTTTAACCTCGGTTTTGAACAAAATCCTCGCTGATAAATTAAATTAAGGGAACTgacaaaaattgaaaagcttgatgaATTAGTATTTATCTGTCGTGCCCATCTTCTCGCATTAGTTTCGTTTCGTGACACaagtgatgaaaagaatagaagataagaacaattactgaagaagctttattgaagaaatgaaaaatgcttcaatGCATTAACATTTTccgtctcctatttatacagattagaatACAAAAAGTAATGAGGTTGATTCATTTTTTGTCCACAAATAGGTGAGAGTACATCCATCAACTATTTATATCTATTTTGTTAGTATAAATGGTGGCCCAAAATTTTCTTTATCCATCAACTATTTATATCTATTTTGTTATTATAAATGGTGgcccaaaattttctttttccttttgaagCCTCAACGCGTTATTATAGTGTAAATGTTTAGACGACCAACTAATCGACGGATGCATTTTCATGGTCTATGTTTACAATAGTCTGATGTTTACTCCGGGCATTGCCTCAAcacgttttccttttgaagtcttACGACATGCATTTTCTTAGAATTTACATGTTAATGTCTTGCTAATTGGTGAGGTCTTACGATGATTTGGCAAGCTCATATTGGTTTAATGCAAACTGTTTAACCTTAATTTCAGATTTCTTCTACTGTGGATCCAGGAGTATGCTTCAGAAACAATTAGATGCCGAATCCGAGCTTAATGtaccctcctttttttttttgcttttatagGAGAATATTTTCTGTGCTGCTTAATCTGAAGCCTTCCTTTAACATCAGATATTGTAATTTTGGTGAACAAGTGAGCATATATATTGATGTATGCATTAAATTATGTCATCCAAGTAGCCATCTGTGTCTGAGTCGTCTACATGTAGTGCTACAACTGTTATGTATGAGCTGCGTGGTAATGCTGCAACCGGAGTTCGCCATCATAGACAACTTGGCGGCACGACGAAGCCGGAGGCGGTGCCATCGGCGTGCTTACAGGATGATTCCGCCGCCGTGTTCCCGTAGGTGAGCTTGATGTCCTGTAACCCGATTCCGGTGCAGGGGTTGCTGGCGCTGCAGTCGAAGTTGACCGCCACTTCCGATGCAGACGATCCATGAATGTCATTGTACGTCACGCCACTGATCCTGACGCCGGAACTCTGTGGGGAAAGACGGTTAGCTTAACACGACTCATGTCGTCGTTGTTCCTCTCTTATTTCCTTTTTTCTTCAACTGATGAAACATATGCAGAGGTAGGTgatggcgatggcgatggcgatAGCGATGGTCAACTCACCTGGTCGGGGCATCCTCTGTCGCCGGGGCAGTAGTTCTGGTCGATGATGATGGGGTTTTGGACGTTCTGCATCACGGCGTGCTCGAACACCACCCCCTTCACGAACCCCTGGCTCGGCCTCCCCCATGTCTTTATCCGCAGCCCATTCTCCGTCCCCGTGAACACCGCCGTGTTCACCGTCACGTTCTCCACCCCCTCCTCGTCGTACTCCTTCCCCAGGCTCCCGATGCTGTGGCCACCGCATCAGGTCAGCTTCGTCTCAGCTAATGGTACACTGGTTTCTGCTTGCAGTGCTTATTTACCTTATGCCGTGGCCTGGGCCGCACGCCACCTGTTCGATCCACAGGTTAGTGGTGCCGGGCCCGACGGAGATGCAGTCGTCGCCGGTCTTGATGCTGGCCCCGGTAATCGTCACGTGGCTCGACCCTTGGACGTGGATGCCGTCGGTGTTGGGGCTGTTCCCCGGTGCCGTGATCTTGACGTTCTGCACTGTCACGCCATCGCAGCCGTCGATCACGATGTGGTATAGCTCGCTGTCCGTCGATGTCAGCCCGCTGATCGTGATGTCCTTCGAGTTCCTGAACGTTAGCGACTGCATAGGCAGAAgacgatcgattcatctttatcaTTTATCATTCGAAGTAGATTGCGAGTGTAACATGATTAGCTCACCGAGGCTCCGGCGGCGCAGCTACGTCCGACGGCCTTGCAGGCCCAGAGGGAGGATCCGCGGCCGTCGACGGTCCCGCCGTACACCGACACGCCCTCGACGTGGTGGAACACGAGCCAGTCGCCAGCCCCGCCGAGATCGGACGGCGAGACGAGCGTCCCGTCGATCTGGACGGTGATCTTGCTGCTGCTGCATGGGCCAGCGAAGGTGGCTTGGCCGACCAAGAAGTCCCCGGCCGGCACGTACATGGTGGCCGACCCCGCCGAGCCGCAGGCCGCTTCCCATGCAGCGAGCAGCGACTTGGTCGAGTCGGTCCGGCCATCTGACTTGGCGCCGTAATCGGCAATGTTGTATGCTGCTTCCCCATACGACACAAGGTCGTCGAAGACGACCACGAGGAGGAGAACGATGAAGCTCCTGAGCTGAGCCATGAAAGCACCGCAGCCTCTACTGAAACCAATACACTCGGTGGAGGTGTTGGAGAGCTTGATGAATGGACTGCTGATATTTATAGGGTTCGTGTGAAGGTGTTTGTGTTGGTGGCTGAAGGATGAAGGACGAAGCAAACACAGCCCGAGATTTACGAGGGAACACTCCCTCAGGTGCATGCATGTGAGAGAATGCTGTATTTTATTAGCATTTCTGCTTTTGGATTCTTGGGTTTGGCATTTTTAGAAGACAAGTAGGCACTAGAAAACGGGTTCTTCGATCCGTCAAAGGAGAAGAAATCCAAGAATACCATGTGCACTTGGTGTTGAAAGTCAACCGAGGTAGGAACACGGTGAGACCATTTCGGTTGCTGCAATCAAGATCTCGATGGCAACTGCTGCTGCCATTCTTGAACTCGGGTTTAGCTTGCAAGTCATCTGATTGGGTTCTGCATTCTTGTTGGAAGAGCTAATCGAGTTTGAGTGGCACGAACTGGTTGATAAGAAAGGCATCAAACCTCGTCATGCACTGTGACAAATTTAGATGAGTGGAGATGAAGGCGGCATTAATTTGAGATGTTAAAGTCAAAGAAGTAACATTTCCGTCAACCATAGGAAATATTGGACTCTAAGTGTGGTTTTTTGTTCCTTGGTTAATCGGTATACCCCAAAGTCACAAGCCACCAAATGTTAAAGTCAAAGAAGTAACATTTCCGTAAACCATAGGAAATGTTCCTTTCTCGGCTTAATTGTCATTCACAATTTTGCATGATATCATCATTTACCATCTCATTCTTTTATAAATCATGATACATGTGCGCTACCAAAAAGTCTCTCACCCACAAGATATTCAATTAGTAGACTCCCTCAACAAAGTCTCTCGCCCATAAgatattcaatttcattggtcaaATATTAACATCCTTCatagaagctcaatcttacgagggcatgatagaagatcatgataaaggCACACATTGAATAGCATTCATGCTTCCTTATATCCTCGATCAATCTATAATTAAGGATCAATCGTATATTTGAATAACTTATGTGTGATTTGGGTGATTAATCGAGGAAAATCTCTCTATAAAAACTTGTATAAATACTTATtacctcaatgaataaaattcatcTCTTTCACAATCTATTCTTTAATTCTATATTCAACACATATATAACATAAAGGGCTATCATCCTCCGTTACATTATCAACTCTCCAATTATGATGATAATCTTAACCAAAACAACTTAGAAAATTACTTCAACCACGATAATCACTATAACTATATATGTAGTTCCGATGTCctagtaataataattaataaaaaaattatttgacaaCTCAATAAAAAAATTGGATATACAATAAACCTTTATTGATCTCACCCCAAGCCAACTACCAGACTCAATATACACGATAAATCATTTGTGTTTATTAATACACACACGAAAATATGACATTAAGGTAGGTAggagtcattaattggttgttcaATTCGATTCATCTATGCCAATCTAAATCAAGCCTATCTCATTCTTCTTTACCCGCATCCTCTTGCTCTCTTatttgaactctctctctctctctctctctctctctctcctttgatCCCTGATGAACTTATCGATATACTGAGATAAAATTAACCTCCTCAACTTGTATAAATACTTGTTACCACAATGAATAACTGATGTGTGATTAAGGATCAATCAATCTATAATTAAGGATCAATCGTATATTTGAATAACTGATGTGTGATTTGAGTGATTAATCGACGAAAATCTCTCTATCAAAACTTGTATAAACACTTATtacctcaatgaataaaattcatcTCTTTCACAATCTATTCTTCGATTCTATATTAAACACATATATAACATAGAGGGATGCTTGGCATTTTTCTGAAGCTATtctctgtctaataaacccaattatttttcgatctaacctctttcactcatcatctgtcatagttgtgggttttgcactatccccctacaaaggtcaatacaaatctttgtaatataaaagatattatattcttgatttccatattatctaattgtttccattcaaactaatcatgcgagaaacattactggcctccatgttcaaatacaaaaattaaatcaccaaaaccccttgctctgataccaattgatggggatataaataggaataacctttgtatatgaacaaatattagaagaccataatacgcagcggaattaaatggaagcacaatcaaacagaacaccaagatatacgtggaaaaccccttcaatgtgaagggtaaaaaccacagggcaaactagagataatccactatgagaataatgaatatacaaatctcaatctcttgccctaaaccctagcaacaatctcaagaaaATAACTGGAATACAaatatcacgtcactgcccacaatatctaaaacctccctaagtaatcacagcaagagtctactgtagatttgatctaatctgagatagaacactgctagatgattgagaacagcctctctgtgttgtccttgtcttcttccctttctttctcttccttttctgccttgttttcctccttttttttggaatcccgtggttgttctcttctcccacgttgctgccctatttatttctttttctgcctccaaaatgcAGCCTCCACactccccctaatgttaattagggttaggttaagagggagtgAGCTGTGGGctacccaagcccactatgggctgaatttgtgggctgccagcctaacaacctcccccttcagcccataagggaggatgtcccatgactcctcaatgtgacgtCATGCTGACCAGTTGTTGGCATATCTCCTGtccttcttttggtaaagtttttgtcaacatgtctgctccgttatcatctgtgtgaattttttgaagctgcaactgcttctcttcaaatatatttcgaatccaatggtatctgacatctatatgctttgacttggaatgaaacattgggttcttacacaaatggatgacactctggctgtcacaatgcaccacataatttttctgtttcagccccaattcttgtaagaattctgtcatccataacatttctttgcatacctctatagcagcaatatattctgcttttgtggtggagagagcaacacacctttgcaacctggattgccatgacacagctccccctacaaaagtaa comes from the Musa acuminata AAA Group cultivar baxijiao chromosome BXJ1-10, Cavendish_Baxijiao_AAA, whole genome shotgun sequence genome and includes:
- the LOC135595275 gene encoding polygalacturonase-like, whose protein sequence is MHLRECSLVNLGLCLLRPSSFSHQHKHLHTNPINISSPFIKLSNTSTECIGFSRGCGAFMAQLRSFIVLLLVVVFDDLVSYGEAAYNIADYGAKSDGRTDSTKSLLAAWEAACGSAGSATMYVPAGDFLVGQATFAGPCSSSKITVQIDGTLVSPSDLGGAGDWLVFHHVEGVSVYGGTVDGRGSSLWACKAVGRSCAAGASSLTFRNSKDITISGLTSTDSELYHIVIDGCDGVTVQNVKITAPGNSPNTDGIHVQGSSHVTITGASIKTGDDCISVGPGTTNLWIEQVACGPGHGISIGSLGKEYDEEGVENVTVNTAVFTGTENGLRIKTWGRPSQGFVKGVVFEHAVMQNVQNPIIIDQNYCPGDRGCPDQSSGVRISGVTYNDIHGSSASEVAVNFDCSASNPCTGIGLQDIKLTYGNTAAESSCKHADGTASGFVVPPSCL